In a genomic window of Molothrus ater isolate BHLD 08-10-18 breed brown headed cowbird chromosome 17, BPBGC_Mater_1.1, whole genome shotgun sequence:
- the GMEB2 gene encoding LOW QUALITY PROTEIN: glucocorticoid modulatory element-binding protein 2 (The sequence of the model RefSeq protein was modified relative to this genomic sequence to represent the inferred CDS: inserted 1 base in 1 codon; deleted 1 base in 1 codon), whose translation MATPDVSVHMEEVVVVTTPDGAVDSAAMEEVKTVLVTTNLSQHGGDINEDTLETENAAAAAAAAFTASTDLKEAVLVKMAEDEDSLEAEIVYPITCGDSKANLIWRKFVCPGINVKCVQFHDHLISPKEFVHLAGKSTLKDWKRAIRMNGIMLRKIMDSGELDFYQHTKVCSNTCRSTKIDLTGARVSLTSQTSTEYIPLTPASADVNGSPATITIETCEDASDWSTSIGDDTFAFWQGLKDSGLLEEVIHEFHXELVETMKGLQQRAQDPPLQLGDAVLLNNVVQNFGMLDLVKKVLASHKCQMDRSREQYTRDLAALEQQCDEHRKRAKELKHKSQHLNNVLMTLTPVSVPTPLKRPRLTRATSGPAAITSQVLSQPAQLTVTPGVPVSQIANLPLGKVVSALPPSVLGKSPAQPPAASSPASPLLGGYTVLASAGSTFPGTVEIHPDASNLTVLSTAAVQDGSTVVKVVSPFQLLTLPGLGTTIQNVTQIAPGGSTVVTVPSGAAEAAGDEHAAAAIEVTAVADEAEQK comes from the exons ATGGCGACGCCGGACGTCAGCGTGCACAtggaggaggtggtggtggtgaccACGCCGGACGGCGCCGTGGACAGCGCTGCCATGGAGGAGGTCAAGACAGTGCTGGTCACCACCAACCTGTCCCAGCACGG CGGTGACATCAACGAAGACACTCTGGAGActgaaaatgcagctgctgcagctgctgctgccttcacaGCCTCCACAGACCTGAAGGAAGCGGTTCTAG TGAAGATGGCTGAAGATGAGGACAGTTTGGAGGCAGAGATTGTCTACCCCATCACCTGCGGGGACAGCAAAGCCAACCTCATCTGGAGGAAGTTTGTGTGCCCTGGAATCAATGTGAAGTGTGTGCAG TTTCATGATCACCTCATCAGCCCCAAGGAGTTTGTCCACCTGGCAGGCAAGTCGACCTTGAAGGATTGGAAGCGGGCGATCCGGATGAACGGGATCATGCTCCG GAAGATTATGGACTCAGGAGAGCTGGATTTTTATCAGCACACAAAGGTCTGTTCCAACACCTGCCGGAGCACCAAAATTGACCTGACAGGAGCCAGAGTGTCCCTGACCAGCCAGACATCAACAGAGTACATCCCTCTGactcctgcctctgctgatg TGAACGGATCCCCGGCTACAATAACCATAGAAACATGCGAGGATGCCAGCGATTGGAGCACCAGCATTGGAG ATGACACCTTTGCTTTTTGGCAAGGTCTGAAGGACAGTGGTCTCCTGGAAGAAGTCATCCATGAGTTCC CAGAGCTGGTGGAGACCATGAAGGGTTTGCAGCAGCGAGCACAGGATCCCCCACTGCAGCTCGGGG ATGCTGTTTTACTCAACAACGTGGTCCAGAACTTTGGGATGCTGGATCTAGTCAAGAAGGTCCTGGCCAGCCACAAGTGCCAGATGGATCGCTCGAGGGAGCAGTACACACGGGATTTGGCAG ctctggagcagcagtgcgACGAGCACCGCAAGCGAGCGAAGGAGCTGAAGCACAAATCGCAGCATCTCAACAACGTCCTGATGACCCTCACACCCGTCTCTGTTCCCACGCCTCTGAAACGCCCCAGGCTGACCAGGGCCACCTCCGGACCAGCTGCCATCACCTCCCAAGTCCTGTCCCAGCCAGCGCAGCTCACTGTCACCCCCGGCGTGCCAGTGTCCCAGATTGCCAATCTCCCTCTTGGCAAAGTGGTCTCAGCCCTCCCTCCTTCGGTGCTGGGgaagagcccagcccagccccccgCTGCCAGCTCCCCGGCCTCCCCTCTGCTGGGGGGGTACACGGTGCTGGCCTCCGCCGGCTCCACCTTCCCCGGCACCGTGGAGATCCACCCGGACGCTTCCAACCTGACGGTGCTGAGCACGGCTGCA GTCCAGGATGGCAGCACGGTGGTGAAGGTGGTGagccccttccagctcctgaCCCTTCCAGGACTTGGCACGACCATCCAGAATGTGACACAAATAGCTCCCGGTGGGAGCACGGTGGTGACTGTCCCGTCCGGGGCCGCCGAGGCCGCCGGGGACGAGCACGCTGCCGCCGCCATCGAGGTGACCGCGGTGGCTGACGAGGCGGAGCAGAAGTGA